One Palaemon carinicauda isolate YSFRI2023 chromosome 5, ASM3689809v2, whole genome shotgun sequence DNA window includes the following coding sequences:
- the LOC137640739 gene encoding zinc transporter ttm-1-like has translation MRRPPSKAMSFGYYRAEVLGSVASVLIVWVVTGLLVAAAVQRLMNPDYNLDPDVMLAMASIGIGINIVIAGILHGCGCSGFYHGAHKSSGKSINVRAALIHIVADTLQTVAVLIAALVVKFKPELKIADPILTFVFALIVIVTTLPIIRDLAHILMEGTPRNVDYMALLNDLEGLPGVRAVHNLHIWSLTLDKNALSAHLVIDQSFESDTVLGEAQKLIRKEYHVCKSTIQVEQYLKEMDTCSKCQPIE, from the exons AGGTTCTCGGTTCAGTGGCCTCCGTGCTGATCGTATGGGTAGTGACTGGACTGCTGGTGGCCGCAGCAGTCCAGAGGCTCATGAACCCAGACTACAACCTGGATCCAGACGTTATGCTTGCCATGGCTAGCATTGGCATCGGGATTAACATCGT CATCGCAGGCATTCTTCACGGGTGTGGGTGCAGCGGCTTCTACCACGGTGCCCACAAGAGCAGCGGGAAAAGTATCAACGTCCGGGCAGCCCTTATTCATATCGTGGCCGACACGCTGCAAACAGTGGCTGTTCTCATTGCAGCGCTGGTCGTCAAATTTAAG CCCGAATTGAAAATAGCGGACCCAATTCTCACGTTCGTCTTCGCTCTCATCGTGATCGTAACCACTCTGCCGATAATACGTGACCTGGCCCACATCCTGATGGAGGGAACCCCGAGGAACGTGGATTACATGGCGCTCCTGAACGATCTGGAAGGACTCCCCGGGGTTAGGGCCGTTCACAACCTTCATATCTGGTCTCTGACGCTAGATAAGAACGCCCTGTCTGCTCATCTGGTTATTG atCAGAGCTTCGAATCTGACACGGTCCTGGGGGAGGCGCAGAAGTTGATTAGGAAAGAGTACCACGTTTGCAAGTCGACTATACAGGTGGAGCAGTACCTCAAAGAGATGGACACCTGTAGTAAATGTCAGCCTATCGAGTGA